The following are encoded together in the Gadus chalcogrammus isolate NIFS_2021 chromosome 2, NIFS_Gcha_1.0, whole genome shotgun sequence genome:
- the zgc:103625 gene encoding methyltransferase-like 26 B isoform X1 — protein MLLSPLAERNWEDVCSVLEEALEDQSDRELFALELGSGTGQHVIHFARKIPFITWQPSDIKEEFLDSIRAYIVAAKVTNVRQPIHLDASEPWDKWAGLTHISCDVVVAINLMQYSSFTTAQGVFIGAGQILKEDGILIIYGAYAMNGMITPSCNEDLDAEIKKMNPEWGLPDIDVLRQLAFGNRLRMERIVSSSIAHDCPLICFYLCYSVCTY, from the exons ATGTTATTGTCGCCTCTAGCAGAGAGGAACTGGGAGGATGTCTGCTCGGTGCTGGAGGAGGCGCTGGAGGACCAGTCCGACAGGGAGCTGTTTGCCCTGGAACTGGGATCTGGCACTGGGCAGCACGTGATACACTTTGCCCGGAAGATACCATTCATCACCTGGCAACCGTCAGATATCAAAGAGGAGTTTCTGGACAG TATAAGGGCTTATATCGTGGCCGCTAAAGTCACGAATGTACGGCAGCCAATTCACCTGGACGCCAGCGAGCCCTGGGACAAGTGGGCGGGTCTCACCCACATCTCCTGTGATGTCGTCGTCGCCATCAACCTGATGCAGTACAGCTCCTTCACAACGGCCCAg GGTGTTTTCATTGGAGCAGGTCAGATCCTTAAAGAAGATGGTATTCTGATCATTTATGGG GCATATGCAATGAATGGCATGATTACTCCAAGTTGCAATGAAGACTTGGATGCAGAGATAAAAAAGAT GAATCCAGAATGGGGGCTCCCAGACATAGACGTACTGAGACAACTTGCCTTTGGTAACCGACTGCGGATGGAAAGGATAGTAAGTAGCTCGATTGCACATGATTGCCCTTTAATATGTTTCTATCTTTGCTATAGTGTGTGCACATATTGA
- the mrpl12 gene encoding 39S ribosomal protein L12, mitochondrial, whose product MYCTRYCIRTALRIAGNTHRQELLRQTPALCTLRHLKTTPANPSGAILAPPLDGAPKQYTPKIQQLVNDIASLTLLEVSDLNDLLKKTLNIQDVGMMPMGAMAAPAAQATEEDDLPVKKEQTHFIVKLTELKAAEKVKLIKEVKNCMQGLNLVQAKKLVESLPQEIRVNVSKEEAEKLKAALEAAGGTVVLE is encoded by the exons ATGTATTGCACCAGATACTGCATTAGGACCGCGCTGCGGATCGCGGGAAACACACACCG GCAAGAACTCTTACGGCAGACGCCAGCCCTATGTACGCTCAGACATTTAAAGACGACTCCAGCAAACCCCTCCGGTGCCATATTGGCCCCCCCTCTGGACGGGGCACCCAAACAGTATACCCCCAAAATCCAACAACTGGTCAACGACATAGCGAGTCTAACCTTACTAGAGGTGTCGGACCTTAATGACCTACTCAAG AAAACCTTGAACATTCAAGATGTGGGAATGATGCCAATGGGGGCCATGGCAGCCCCTGCAGCGCAG GCCACAGAGGAGGACGACCTTCCGGTCAAGAAGGAGCAGACCCATTTCATCGTGAAACTGACAGAACTGAAGGCAGCGGAGAAAGTCAAACTCATAAAGGAAGTGAAGAACTGCATGCAGGGCTTGAATCTGGTGCAG GCCAAGAAGCTGGTGGAGAGCCTACCCCAGGAGATCCGGGTCAACGTGTCCAAAGAGGAGGCCGAGAAACTCAAAGCAGCCCTGGAGGCCGCAGGAGGCACCGTGGTGTTGGAGTAA
- the zgc:103625 gene encoding methyltransferase-like 26 B isoform X2, which yields MLLSPLAERNWEDVCSVLEEALEDQSDRELFALELGSGTGQHVIHFARKIPFITWQPSDIKEEFLDSIRAYIVAAKVTNVRQPIHLDASEPWDKWAGLTHISCDVVVAINLMQYSSFTTAQGVFIGAGQILKEDGILIIYGAYAMNGMITPSCNEDLDAEIKKMNPEWGLPDIDVLRQLAFGNRLRMERIIEMEDYKKCLIFRRL from the exons ATGTTATTGTCGCCTCTAGCAGAGAGGAACTGGGAGGATGTCTGCTCGGTGCTGGAGGAGGCGCTGGAGGACCAGTCCGACAGGGAGCTGTTTGCCCTGGAACTGGGATCTGGCACTGGGCAGCACGTGATACACTTTGCCCGGAAGATACCATTCATCACCTGGCAACCGTCAGATATCAAAGAGGAGTTTCTGGACAG TATAAGGGCTTATATCGTGGCCGCTAAAGTCACGAATGTACGGCAGCCAATTCACCTGGACGCCAGCGAGCCCTGGGACAAGTGGGCGGGTCTCACCCACATCTCCTGTGATGTCGTCGTCGCCATCAACCTGATGCAGTACAGCTCCTTCACAACGGCCCAg GGTGTTTTCATTGGAGCAGGTCAGATCCTTAAAGAAGATGGTATTCTGATCATTTATGGG GCATATGCAATGAATGGCATGATTACTCCAAGTTGCAATGAAGACTTGGATGCAGAGATAAAAAAGAT GAATCCAGAATGGGGGCTCCCAGACATAGACGTACTGAGACAACTTGCCTTTGGTAACCGACTGCGGATGGAAAGGATA ATTGAAATGGAGGATTACAAGAAATGCCTTATCTTCAGAAGGCTGTGA